In the Hordeum vulgare subsp. vulgare chromosome 7H, MorexV3_pseudomolecules_assembly, whole genome shotgun sequence genome, one interval contains:
- the LOC123409302 gene encoding myricetin 3-O-rhamnoside 1,2-glucosyltransferase UGT709G2-like — MGFDSIGGGELVGVTAFERHVRPHAIRDHLWDTENAPERVALKFEGWTIDLPFAAAMDAEVHVLVFPWPRQGHINPMLQFATALVDAGVQVTFLHTEHNLRRLAQASPPHLRLLSIPDGLPDDHPRGFLDFMEAMCTTGSTAYHALLLSLVSASDAPVTCVVADGTMPFAIEIPQELGIPALSFVTHSACSYLALLSMPKLVELGETPFTADDLVSSVPGMEGFLRRRDLPRGLYCTDQGDGDPLVLKFAEVIGRTSKACALIFNTAASMERPVLAHLASGTSDVFAVGPLHARSSSAASASLWREDDGCMAWLDGHEDRSVVYVSMGSLAVITHEQFTEFLSGLAATGYAFLWVLRPGMVQLASSALLREAVGAAEGGKGRVVEWAPQRDVLRHRAVGCFLTHAGWNSTLECAVEGMPMVCWPFFVDQQTNSRFVGAVWKTGLDMKDVCERGVVERTVREVMASDEIKAAAQAMAQQLKHDVAEAGSSSSELERLVRFIRELSIRPPSAELMETRAQAAVTTPGPGQYKGHVKDVTVILEALASQDLWIWHSFFGIAGSHSDIN; from the exons ATGGGGTTCGACTCCATTGGTGGCGGCGAGCTGGTCGGCGTGACAGCGTTCGAA CGACATGTCCGGCCGCATGCTATTAGAGATCACCTATGGGACACTGAGAACGCGCCGGAGCGAGTTGCCCTTAAATTTGAGGGATGGACGATCGACCTGCCATTTGCCGCAGCGATGGATGCCGAGGTGCACGTTCTCGTGTTCCCTTGGCCACGGCAGGGACACATCAATCCCATGCTTCAGTTCGCCaccgccctcgtcgacgccggcgtccaagtcacgttcctccacaCCGAGCACAACCTCCGCCGTCTTGCCCAGGCGTCTCCGCCGCACCTACGCTTGCTTTCCATCCCCGACGGCCTCCCCGACGACCACCCGCGCGGCTTCTTGGACTTCATGGAGGCCATGTGCACGACGGGAAGCACCGCGTACCATGCCCTGCTCTTGTCGCttgtctctgcctctgatgcgCCAGTGACATGCGTTGTCGCCGATGGCACCATGCCGTTCGCCATCGAAATCCCCCAGGAGCTCGGCATTCCCGCGCTCTCCTTCGTCACGCACAGCGCGTGCAGCTACCTGGCGCTCCTGTCTATGCCCAAGCTCGTCGAGCTCGGCGAGACCCCCTTCACTGCGGACGACCTGGTGTCTAGCGTTCCGGGGATGGAGGGCTTCCTCCGGCGACGAGATCTTCCTCGTGGGCTCTACTGCACAGACCAAGGCGACGGAGATCCCTTGGTACTCAAGTTTGCCGAGGTCATCGGTCGTACCAGCAAGGCATGTGCGCTCATCTTCAACACCGCGGCGTCCATGGAGCGGCCAGTGCTCGCCCACCTCGCGTCGGGCACAAGCGACGTCTTCGCTGTAGGCCCTCTGCACGCCAGGTCGAGTTCCGCGGCCAGCGCAAGCCTGTGGCGGGAGGACGATGGGTGCATGGCGTGGCTGGACGGCCACGAGGACCGGTCCGTCGTGTACGTGAGCATGGGGAGCCTCGCCGTGATCACGCACGAACAGTTCACGGAGTTCCTCTCCGGCCTGGCAGCCACCGGGTACGCCTTCCTCTGGGTGCTCCGGCCGGGCATGGTCCAGTTGGCCAGCTCCGCGCTCCTCCGAGAAGCCGTCGGGGCAGCCGAAGGCGGCAAGGGGCGCGTCGTCGAGTGGGCTCCTCAGAGGGACGTGTTGCGGCACCGGGCGGTGGGCTGCTTCCTaacacacgccggatggaactcgACGCTGGAGTGCGCTGTCGAGGGCATGCCGATGGTGTGCTGGCCCTTCTTCGTCGACCAACAGACCAACAGCCGCTTCGTGGGCGCCGTGTGGAAGACGGGGCTGGACATGAAGGACGTCTGCGAGAGAGGCGTCGTGGAGAGGACGGTGAGGGAGGTCATGGCATCCGACGAGATCAAGGCAGCGGCCCAAGCCATGGCGCAGCAGTTGAAGCACGATGTTGCGGAGGCGGGGTCATCGTCGTCGGAGTTGGAGCGTCTCGTCCGCTTCATAAGGGAGCTCAGCATCAGGCCACCAAGCGCAGAATTAATGGAAACTAGAGCACAGGCTGCAGTGACA ACACCTGGTCCT GGGCAGTACAAGGGGCATGTGAAAGATGTCACTGTCATACTTGAAGCTCTGGCTTCACAAGATTTGTGGATATGGCATTCTTTCTTCGGCATAGCTGGTTCTCACAGTGATATTAATTAA